A genomic region of Gossypium hirsutum isolate 1008001.06 chromosome D01, Gossypium_hirsutum_v2.1, whole genome shotgun sequence contains the following coding sequences:
- the LOC107921752 gene encoding proline-rich receptor-like protein kinase PERK2, which yields MSMKTHRWINPHQILSSLTIFFAITIFVYPINGMESRRLDDSTVPGGQGVKCTPSCIQSPPPPSLPPPCPPPPSPPALPPPTPKKPPTQYCPPPPIPPSPPSFIYIPGSPGNLYSIDQNFGGANRNVAVGLLGLVCGLSLLFAF from the coding sequence ATGTCGATGAAAACACACCGTTGGATCAATCCTCACCAAATTCTATCATCACTAACCATTTTCTTTGCCATCACCATCTTTGTATATCCCATCAACGGGATGGAATCAAGGAGGCTTGATGACAGCACTGTTCCAGGTGGTCAAGGCGTCAAGTGTACCCCATCATGTATACAAAGTCCTCCACCACCCTCACTGCCGCCACCATGCCCTCCACCACCATCACCCCCAGCACTGCCTCCACCTACACCAAAAAAGCCGCCAACCCAATACTGTCCACCACCGCCAATACCGCCTAGTCCACCATCCTTTATATACATACCCGGTTCACCAGGGAATTTGTACTCGATTGACCAAAATTTCGGCGGTGCAAACCGGAATGTCGCTGTGGGGTTATTGGGTCTGGTTTGTGGATTATCTCTCCTGTTCGCTTTTTAA